A stretch of Lysobacter sp. K5869 DNA encodes these proteins:
- a CDS encoding LysR family transcriptional regulator, whose protein sequence is MRGSDYAELRAFAAIAEHGSFVRAAAHLGLSPSALSQTIRTLEERLGVRLLNRTTRSVAPSEAGARLLAKLRPALSDLDAAVAEVRDDRDTPAGLLRLNASRIAAVQHIAPLLGEFHARYPDIVVDLVTDDRLVDIVAGRFDAGVRLGEMVEQDMVTVRLGGEAEMMVVGAPAYLQRHGVPRDPRELRRHRCINFRWPTDGSLYHWEFERGGEKLEAAVEGPLIVTEPDVAQRAALDGVGLAYLFDFHVREHLDAGRLQRVLDEWTPAFPGFFLYYPSRRQMPAPLRAFVDFVLERQAPAPRRQSPGTAKPARPRRPGAPPGRR, encoded by the coding sequence ATGCGCGGCAGCGACTACGCCGAACTGCGCGCCTTCGCCGCCATCGCCGAGCACGGCAGCTTCGTGCGCGCGGCCGCGCACCTGGGGTTGTCGCCGTCGGCGTTGAGCCAGACGATCCGCACTTTGGAAGAACGCCTCGGCGTGCGCTTGCTCAACCGCACCACCCGCTCGGTCGCGCCGAGCGAGGCCGGCGCGCGCTTGTTGGCGAAGCTGCGGCCGGCGCTGTCCGATCTCGACGCGGCGGTGGCCGAAGTGCGCGACGATCGCGATACGCCCGCCGGCCTGCTGCGCCTCAACGCCTCGCGCATCGCCGCCGTGCAGCACATCGCGCCGCTGCTGGGCGAGTTCCATGCGCGCTATCCGGACATCGTCGTCGACCTGGTCACCGACGACCGCCTCGTCGATATCGTCGCCGGCCGCTTCGACGCCGGCGTGCGCCTGGGCGAGATGGTCGAGCAGGACATGGTCACCGTGCGCCTGGGCGGCGAGGCGGAAATGATGGTGGTCGGCGCGCCGGCGTACCTGCAGCGCCACGGCGTCCCGCGCGACCCGCGCGAGCTGCGCCGGCACCGCTGCATCAACTTCCGCTGGCCCACCGACGGCAGCCTCTACCACTGGGAATTCGAGCGCGGCGGCGAAAAGCTCGAAGCCGCGGTCGAAGGCCCGTTGATCGTCACCGAGCCCGACGTGGCCCAGCGCGCCGCGCTCGACGGCGTCGGTCTGGCGTATCTGTTCGACTTCCACGTGCGCGAGCACCTCGACGCCGGCCGCCTGCAGCGCGTGTTGGACGAGTGGACGCCGGCCTTCCCGGGTTTCTTCCTCTATTACCCGAGCCGGCGGCAGATGCCGGCGCCGCTGCGCGCGTTCGTCGATTTCGTGCTCGAACGGCAGGCGCCGGCGCCGCGCCGCCAAAGCCCGGGAACGGCAAAGCCGGCGCGCCCGCGCCGGCCGGGGGCGCCGCCGGGGCGGCGCTGA
- a CDS encoding SH3 domain-containing protein — protein MPRTAITAFAATLLLAGAALSAHAAALAPPAGETACKFGAFVSETDPAGLNVRAGPGTEHKVLGTLPPMRPSSEIESLQVRVEVEVVAGRGGWFKIRGARDNDALFDGPQRPMFKGEGWVSGRKLTVKSQAGVGRARPEAKAPAVLVGHDGIVFDSDAFVASGQLAGCSGRWALVEYGPLDFEGDTELEVKPAAKTGVEGGRFRAWVDRICGLQETSCDGV, from the coding sequence ATGCCACGCACGGCCATCACCGCCTTCGCCGCCACGCTGCTGCTCGCCGGCGCCGCCTTGTCGGCGCACGCCGCCGCGCTCGCGCCGCCGGCCGGCGAAACCGCCTGCAAGTTCGGCGCCTTCGTCAGCGAGACCGATCCGGCCGGGCTCAACGTCCGCGCCGGCCCCGGCACCGAGCACAAGGTGCTGGGCACCTTGCCGCCGATGCGGCCCAGCAGCGAGATCGAATCGTTGCAGGTGCGGGTCGAAGTCGAGGTCGTCGCCGGCCGCGGCGGCTGGTTCAAGATCCGCGGCGCGCGCGACAACGACGCGCTGTTCGACGGCCCGCAGCGGCCGATGTTCAAGGGCGAGGGCTGGGTCAGCGGACGCAAGCTCACGGTGAAGTCGCAGGCCGGCGTCGGCCGTGCGCGGCCGGAGGCGAAGGCGCCGGCGGTGCTGGTCGGCCACGACGGCATCGTGTTCGACAGCGACGCCTTCGTCGCCTCGGGCCAGTTGGCGGGCTGCTCCGGGCGCTGGGCGCTGGTCGAGTACGGCCCGCTCGATTTCGAGGGCGACACCGAACTGGAGGTCAAGCCCGCGGCCAAGACCGGCGTCGAAGGCGGCCGGTTCCGCGCCTGGGTCGACCGGATTTGCGGCTTGCAGGAAACCAGCTGCGACGGCGTGTGA
- the aroQ gene encoding type II 3-dehydroquinate dehydratase, translated as MAKLLVLHGPNLNLLGTREPEVYGRTTLAEIDAGLAARAAEAGHALESLQSNAEHVLVDRVQAARTDGTALILINPAAFTHTSVAIRDALAAVAIPFLEIHLSNPHTREPFRHHSYFSDLAVGVVCGFGADSYRYALEAAIKRLAS; from the coding sequence ATGGCCAAGCTCCTGGTCCTGCACGGCCCCAACCTCAACCTGCTCGGCACGCGCGAGCCCGAGGTGTACGGCCGCACCACCCTGGCCGAGATCGACGCCGGCCTCGCCGCGCGCGCGGCCGAAGCCGGGCACGCGCTGGAGAGCCTGCAGTCCAACGCCGAGCACGTCCTGGTCGACCGCGTGCAAGCCGCGCGCACCGACGGCACCGCGCTGATCCTGATCAACCCGGCGGCGTTCACCCACACCAGCGTGGCGATCCGCGACGCCCTGGCCGCGGTCGCGATCCCCTTCCTTGAGATCCACCTGTCCAACCCGCACACCCGCGAGCCCTTCCGCCACCACAGCTACTTCAGCGATCTGGCGGTCGGCGTGGTCTGCGGCTTCGGCGCCGACAGCTACCGCTACGCGCTCGAAGCCGCAATCAAACGGCTGGCATCCTGA
- a CDS encoding aldo/keto reductase: protein MSTARTAAALPSSLTDYRLLGRSGLRVSPLSLGAMTFGTDWGWGADEAEARRIFDAYVERGGNFIDTANQYTGGTSERLVGQFAQGRRDELVIATKYTLTARPKDPNAGGNQRKSMVRSVEDSLRKLDTDYIDLLYLHAWDETTPVEEVLRAMDDLVRAGKLVYVGISDTPAWQVARMQAIADLRGWSPLIALQIQYSLIERTVERDLMPMARELGLGVVPWSPLGMGVLTGKYSRADLDLGAGVPEAVGTRKNVAASHGALTPRALDIADAVKQVASELGKTPAQVALAWTLLDPAVASPIVGVRTLAQLEDNLGALEVRFSEEQRARLDEASRIELGFPHDFLKSPMVRGVMFGEVTPPLRG, encoded by the coding sequence ATGAGCACTGCCCGCACCGCCGCCGCCCTGCCGTCCTCGCTCACCGATTACCGCCTGCTCGGCCGCTCCGGCCTGCGCGTCTCGCCGCTGTCGCTGGGCGCGATGACCTTCGGCACCGACTGGGGCTGGGGCGCGGACGAAGCCGAGGCGCGCCGCATCTTCGACGCCTACGTCGAGCGCGGCGGCAATTTCATCGACACCGCCAACCAGTACACCGGCGGCACCTCCGAGCGTTTGGTCGGCCAGTTCGCCCAGGGCCGCCGCGACGAGTTGGTGATCGCCACCAAGTACACCCTGACCGCGCGGCCGAAAGACCCCAACGCCGGCGGCAACCAGCGCAAGAGCATGGTGCGTTCGGTCGAGGACAGCCTGCGCAAGCTCGACACCGACTACATCGACCTGCTGTACCTGCACGCCTGGGACGAGACCACGCCGGTCGAGGAAGTGCTGCGCGCGATGGACGATCTGGTCCGCGCCGGCAAGCTGGTCTACGTCGGCATCTCCGACACGCCGGCGTGGCAGGTCGCGCGCATGCAGGCCATCGCCGACCTGCGCGGCTGGTCGCCGCTGATCGCGCTGCAGATCCAGTACAGCCTGATCGAACGCACGGTCGAGCGCGATCTGATGCCGATGGCGCGCGAACTGGGCCTGGGCGTGGTGCCGTGGTCGCCGCTGGGCATGGGCGTGCTGACCGGCAAGTACAGCCGCGCCGATCTGGACCTCGGCGCCGGCGTGCCCGAAGCGGTGGGCACGCGCAAGAACGTCGCCGCCAGCCATGGCGCGTTGACGCCGCGCGCGCTGGATATCGCCGACGCGGTCAAGCAGGTCGCCTCGGAACTGGGCAAGACGCCGGCGCAGGTCGCGCTGGCGTGGACCTTGCTCGATCCCGCGGTCGCCTCGCCCATCGTCGGCGTGCGCACGCTGGCGCAGTTGGAGGACAACCTCGGCGCCTTGGAGGTCCGTTTCAGCGAAGAACAACGCGCGCGATTGGACGAAGCGAGCCGGATCGAGCTCGGCTTCCCGCACGATTTCCTGAAGTCGCCGATGGTGCGCGGAGTGATGTTCGGCGAAGTGACGCCGCCGCTGCGCGGATGA
- a CDS encoding TlpA disulfide reductase family protein, which produces MAIPSAVKVIAVAVAAGAVGLLAGQMVGGGGWFARTELGQRMLQAELKMQAPKPPADLAVAERGQPIPALRLPDLAGQPVELPKAYAGRPLLINVWASWCGPCIKEMPELDRYARSQGATGTQVIGIALDNAEDVSAFLQRVPVHYPILLDAPGPRDAGVQLGNPKGVLPYSVLIGADGRLLKQRVGPFVDGEIDGWAR; this is translated from the coding sequence ATGGCGATCCCGTCGGCGGTCAAGGTGATCGCGGTGGCGGTGGCCGCCGGCGCGGTTGGTTTGCTCGCCGGGCAGATGGTCGGCGGCGGCGGCTGGTTCGCCCGCACCGAGCTCGGCCAGCGCATGCTGCAGGCGGAACTCAAGATGCAGGCGCCCAAGCCGCCGGCCGACCTCGCGGTGGCCGAGCGCGGGCAGCCGATCCCGGCGCTGCGCCTGCCCGACCTCGCCGGCCAGCCGGTCGAGCTACCCAAGGCCTACGCGGGCCGGCCGTTGCTGATCAACGTCTGGGCCAGCTGGTGCGGCCCCTGCATCAAGGAAATGCCGGAACTGGACCGCTACGCGCGCAGCCAGGGCGCGACCGGCACCCAGGTGATCGGCATCGCGCTCGACAACGCCGAGGACGTGTCCGCCTTCCTCCAGCGCGTGCCGGTGCACTACCCGATCCTGCTCGACGCCCCGGGCCCGCGCGATGCCGGCGTGCAGCTCGGCAATCCCAAGGGCGTGCTGCCCTACAGCGTGCTGATCGGCGCCGACGGGCGCCTGCTCAAACAGCGGGTCGGGCCGTTCGTGGACGGCGAGATCGACGGCTGGGCCCGGTAA
- the dsbD gene encoding protein-disulfide reductase DsbD, translating into MTFFSAFRGRRPLRAGAALALAVLGLSAAAPALAVDENDLLPVDEAFAVSAQSPAPDRIAISWKVAKGYYLYRHRISVKSDAGFAAQALQLPKGKAYRDQFFGDVETYHQDVAATLPGQAKAASAKLTIKYQGCADAGVCYPPQTRTIEVALAAPPAANAAPVASTGAIDPAPTAAPLATFGARGGASNPLLGGASPLSVPSAGAGAGAGTDALPLPPEQAFGFEAIAKDGDTLLLRFTPARGYYLYRDKTSLKTDRADIAAGQPQWPRGTAHRDEHFGNVTVFFDQIDVPLPLLRKTAEAGKIVLTAGFQGCQTDGICYPPMTRKISVDLPRGTVTAVAAAAAAPAAATTAVATGAATNAAATPAAADPNAATAATNDAADANAGDATVAAGNANAATAANTAAGAIGAPVAAPAAATDAAPQAEDSLLAASLAGPNRYFALLTFFGFGLLLAFTPCVLPMIPILSGLIVGRGPGLGARRAFALSLVYVLASAVVFTIAGVVAGLVGANLQIAFQTPWVIVLFALLFVALALSSFGLFELQLPHKLRSLVGEVSDRQRSGSWTGVAIMGALSALIVGPCVAPPLAAAVLYIGQTRDPLFGGAALFFLAMGMGAPLLAFGVAAGKGLPTSGPWMVGVQRVFGLVFLGMAAWMLSRILPGPATLALYGAVLLGAAVLAALGGGGAERPFGLRALAWVAATLLGVAGAAQLFGAMSGGHDPLQPLANLRGGGAATQSAELPFRKIKSNQDLDREIAAAQAAGQPLMLDFYADWCVSCKEMEKYTFPEPAVHRALDGFVLLKADVTANDEVDQALMKRLGVIGPPMTIYYAHGAERRDLRLVGFEKADAFAARAERARAAAAAGP; encoded by the coding sequence ATGACCTTCTTCTCCGCTTTCCGCGGCCGGCGCCCGCTGCGCGCCGGCGCCGCCCTCGCCTTGGCCGTCCTCGGCCTGTCCGCCGCCGCGCCCGCGCTGGCCGTGGACGAAAACGACCTGCTGCCAGTCGACGAAGCCTTCGCCGTCAGCGCGCAGTCGCCGGCGCCCGACCGCATCGCGATTTCGTGGAAGGTGGCCAAGGGCTACTACCTCTATCGCCACCGCATCTCGGTCAAGAGCGATGCCGGCTTCGCCGCGCAGGCGCTGCAATTGCCCAAGGGCAAGGCTTATCGCGACCAGTTCTTCGGCGATGTGGAGACCTACCACCAGGACGTGGCGGCGACCCTGCCCGGCCAGGCCAAGGCCGCCAGCGCCAAGCTGACGATCAAGTACCAAGGCTGCGCCGACGCCGGCGTGTGCTATCCGCCGCAGACCCGCACGATCGAGGTCGCGCTGGCCGCGCCGCCGGCCGCCAACGCCGCGCCGGTCGCTTCCACTGGAGCGATCGACCCGGCGCCCACGGCCGCGCCGCTGGCGACGTTCGGCGCGCGCGGCGGCGCTTCCAACCCGCTGCTCGGCGGCGCTTCGCCGCTGAGCGTGCCGTCCGCCGGCGCGGGCGCCGGCGCCGGCACCGACGCGCTGCCGCTGCCGCCGGAGCAGGCCTTCGGCTTCGAAGCCATCGCCAAAGACGGCGACACCTTGCTGCTGCGCTTCACCCCGGCGCGCGGCTATTACCTGTATCGCGACAAGACCTCGCTGAAGACCGACCGCGCCGACATCGCCGCCGGCCAACCGCAGTGGCCGCGCGGCACCGCGCACCGCGACGAGCATTTCGGCAACGTCACTGTGTTCTTCGATCAGATCGACGTGCCGCTGCCGCTGCTGCGCAAGACCGCCGAGGCCGGCAAGATCGTGCTGACCGCGGGGTTCCAGGGCTGCCAGACCGACGGCATCTGCTATCCGCCGATGACGCGCAAGATCAGCGTGGATTTGCCGCGCGGGACGGTGACGGCGGTCGCCGCGGCCGCTGCGGCGCCGGCCGCCGCGACCACCGCGGTCGCAACGGGCGCGGCAACGAACGCCGCGGCCACGCCGGCCGCCGCCGACCCCAACGCCGCCACGGCCGCCACGAACGACGCCGCTGACGCCAACGCCGGCGATGCCACCGTCGCCGCCGGCAACGCCAACGCCGCCACTGCCGCCAACACCGCCGCCGGCGCCATCGGCGCGCCGGTCGCGGCCCCGGCCGCGGCCACCGACGCCGCGCCGCAGGCCGAAGACAGCCTGCTCGCCGCCTCGCTCGCCGGCCCCAACCGCTACTTCGCCCTGCTGACCTTCTTCGGCTTCGGCCTGCTGCTCGCGTTCACCCCGTGCGTGCTGCCGATGATCCCGATCCTGTCGGGCCTGATCGTCGGCCGCGGCCCGGGCCTGGGCGCGCGCCGCGCGTTCGCGCTGTCGCTGGTGTACGTGCTGGCGAGCGCGGTGGTGTTCACCATCGCCGGCGTCGTCGCCGGCTTGGTCGGCGCCAATTTGCAGATCGCGTTCCAGACGCCGTGGGTGATCGTGCTGTTCGCGCTGCTGTTCGTGGCGCTGGCGCTGTCGAGCTTCGGCCTGTTCGAGCTGCAGTTGCCGCACAAGCTGCGCAGTTTGGTCGGCGAAGTCAGCGACCGTCAGCGCAGCGGCTCGTGGACCGGCGTGGCGATCATGGGCGCGCTGTCGGCGCTGATCGTCGGCCCTTGCGTGGCGCCGCCGCTGGCCGCCGCGGTGCTCTACATCGGCCAGACCCGCGACCCGCTGTTCGGCGGCGCGGCGCTGTTCTTCCTGGCGATGGGCATGGGCGCGCCGCTGCTCGCGTTCGGCGTCGCCGCCGGCAAGGGCCTGCCGACCAGCGGGCCGTGGATGGTCGGCGTGCAGCGCGTGTTCGGTCTGGTGTTCCTGGGCATGGCGGCGTGGATGCTCTCGCGCATCCTGCCGGGCCCGGCGACGCTGGCGCTGTACGGCGCGGTGCTGCTCGGCGCGGCGGTGCTGGCCGCGCTCGGCGGCGGCGGCGCGGAGCGGCCGTTCGGGCTGCGCGCGCTGGCCTGGGTCGCGGCGACGCTGCTCGGCGTGGCCGGCGCGGCGCAGCTGTTCGGCGCGATGTCCGGCGGGCACGATCCGCTGCAGCCGCTGGCCAACCTGCGCGGTGGCGGCGCCGCCACGCAGAGCGCCGAGCTGCCGTTCCGCAAGATCAAATCCAACCAAGACCTCGACCGCGAAATCGCCGCCGCCCAAGCCGCCGGCCAGCCGTTGATGCTCGACTTCTACGCCGACTGGTGCGTGTCGTGCAAAGAGATGGAGAAGTACACCTTCCCCGAACCGGCCGTGCATCGGGCGCTGGACGGTTTCGTCCTGCTCAAGGCCGACGTCACCGCCAACGACGAGGTCGATCAGGCGCTGATGAAGCGGCTGGGCGTGATCGGCCCGCCGATGACGATCTATTACGCCCACGGCGCCGAACGCCGCGACCTGCGCTTGGTCGGCTTCGAGAAAGCCGACGCGTTCGCCGCCCGCGCGGAACGCGCGCGCGCCGCGGCGGCGGCGGGGCCGTAA
- the cutA gene encoding divalent-cation tolerance protein CutA has translation MRVDTQPLLLLTTCPDQASADAVAQALVEEGLAACVTQLPGATSVYRWQGKIERAAEIQLLIKTRVTVYGAAMQRLAQLHPYELPEMIVVEPRDVSEPYARWVNEQTPDR, from the coding sequence ATGCGCGTCGACACCCAGCCCTTGCTGCTGCTCACCACCTGCCCCGATCAGGCCAGCGCCGATGCGGTCGCCCAGGCCCTGGTCGAAGAAGGCCTCGCGGCCTGCGTCACCCAGCTGCCCGGAGCGACCTCGGTCTACCGCTGGCAGGGCAAGATCGAGCGCGCCGCCGAAATCCAGCTGCTGATCAAGACCCGCGTCACGGTTTACGGCGCGGCGATGCAACGATTGGCGCAACTGCATCCGTATGAACTGCCGGAGATGATCGTGGTCGAACCGCGCGACGTCTCCGAGCCGTATGCGCGATGGGTAAACGAACAGACTCCCGACCGATGA
- a CDS encoding AcvB/VirJ family lysyl-phosphatidylglycerol hydrolase — MRAPLRFPTVLAAALCALCFVPAMAASSAPATAAPATPSAGEITHGRFVRTPVRLPQGEVKRFVMWFADGLDAAARKTRVDALAADGAMVVTVEMAALEAVLRKDGGKCNFSSGDVENFSRYVQAYYRLPTYHLPLLIGDGEGAAFAYAIAAQGNAGLFAGAVSLGFCPSLRLPQALCPTGSLKLQTQGAHAQLQPRPLQVPWLSSAQAGAAAACPAAQVDAFVQAIPQARTFKRTARGDALPGLRAALASLGAQRHASLPPPPADLAGLPVNELPARSGGNTDTFAVFVSGDGGWADVDKSISKRLTEAGVPVVGIDSLRYFWTPRTPQSFGVDLDRIVRYYRAQWKRERVILIGFSQGADVLPGAYNQLPEATRDSVRLTALMSPGQNAEYEFHLSNWIGSSGKGLPIAPQVAQMPAPRVLCIYGSEDADALCPRLPAGGVRIEKMHGDHHVDGDYDGVAARVLSAAGIAAGAAPASP; from the coding sequence ATGCGCGCGCCGCTTCGCTTCCCGACCGTTCTCGCCGCCGCCTTGTGCGCGCTTTGCTTCGTTCCGGCGATGGCCGCGTCGTCGGCGCCCGCGACGGCCGCGCCCGCGACGCCGTCCGCCGGCGAAATCACTCATGGCCGGTTCGTGCGCACGCCGGTGCGTCTGCCGCAGGGCGAGGTCAAGCGCTTCGTGATGTGGTTCGCCGACGGCCTCGACGCGGCCGCGCGCAAGACCCGGGTCGATGCGCTGGCCGCCGACGGGGCGATGGTGGTCACCGTCGAGATGGCCGCGCTGGAAGCGGTGCTGCGCAAGGACGGCGGCAAGTGCAATTTCTCGTCCGGCGACGTGGAGAATTTCTCGCGCTACGTGCAGGCCTATTACCGCTTGCCGACCTATCACTTGCCGCTGCTGATCGGCGACGGCGAAGGCGCCGCGTTCGCCTACGCCATCGCCGCGCAGGGCAATGCGGGCCTGTTCGCCGGCGCGGTGTCGCTGGGGTTCTGCCCGAGCCTGCGCCTGCCGCAGGCGCTGTGCCCGACCGGCTCGCTGAAGCTGCAAACGCAGGGCGCGCACGCGCAGTTGCAGCCGCGCCCGCTGCAAGTGCCGTGGCTGTCGTCGGCGCAGGCGGGCGCCGCGGCGGCGTGTCCTGCGGCGCAGGTCGATGCCTTCGTGCAGGCGATCCCGCAGGCGCGCACGTTCAAGCGCACCGCGCGCGGCGACGCGCTGCCGGGCCTGCGCGCGGCGCTGGCCTCGCTCGGCGCGCAGCGCCACGCCAGCCTGCCGCCGCCGCCGGCGGATCTGGCCGGGTTGCCGGTCAACGAACTGCCGGCGCGCTCCGGCGGCAACACCGACACCTTCGCCGTGTTCGTCTCCGGCGACGGCGGTTGGGCGGACGTCGACAAGAGCATCAGCAAGCGTTTGACCGAAGCCGGCGTGCCGGTGGTCGGCATCGATTCGCTGCGTTACTTCTGGACCCCGCGCACGCCGCAGAGCTTCGGCGTCGATCTCGACCGCATCGTGCGTTACTACCGCGCGCAGTGGAAACGCGAACGGGTGATCCTGATCGGTTTCTCGCAAGGCGCCGACGTGCTGCCGGGCGCCTACAACCAGTTGCCCGAAGCCACCCGCGATTCGGTGCGGCTGACCGCGCTGATGTCGCCGGGGCAGAACGCCGAATACGAATTCCACCTCAGCAACTGGATCGGCAGCAGCGGCAAGGGCCTGCCGATCGCGCCGCAAGTGGCGCAGATGCCGGCGCCGCGCGTGCTGTGCATCTACGGCAGCGAGGACGCCGACGCGCTATGCCCGCGCTTGCCCGCGGGCGGCGTGCGGATCGAGAAGATGCACGGCGATCACCACGTCGACGGCGATTACGACGGCGTCGCCGCGCGGGTGCTGTCGGCGGCGGGCATCGCCGCGGGGGCCGCGCCGGCCTCGCCCTGA
- the accB gene encoding acetyl-CoA carboxylase biotin carboxyl carrier protein codes for MDLRKIKKLIDLLEESNLAEIEIKEGEESVRLARAPKGGYAIAAPAPVYAAPEPRAAQPMPMQSPTEAATGGSAKPGNDLPDGHVVRAPMVGTFYTSPAPDKPAFVSVGQTVKAGDTLAIIEAMKMFNPIEADVSGTVLKILAESGQPIEFDQPLFVIG; via the coding sequence ATGGACCTGCGCAAAATCAAGAAACTGATCGACCTGCTCGAGGAATCCAACCTCGCCGAGATCGAGATCAAGGAAGGCGAAGAGTCGGTCCGCCTGGCCCGCGCGCCCAAGGGCGGCTACGCCATCGCCGCGCCGGCGCCGGTCTACGCCGCGCCGGAACCGCGCGCCGCGCAGCCGATGCCGATGCAGTCGCCGACCGAAGCGGCCACCGGCGGCAGCGCCAAGCCCGGCAACGACCTGCCCGACGGCCACGTCGTGCGCGCGCCGATGGTCGGCACCTTCTACACCTCGCCGGCGCCGGACAAGCCCGCGTTCGTCAGCGTCGGCCAGACCGTCAAGGCCGGCGACACCCTGGCGATCATCGAAGCGATGAAGATGTTCAACCCGATCGAAGCCGACGTCTCCGGCACCGTGCTCAAGATCCTGGCCGAGAGCGGCCAGCCGATCGAGTTCGATCAGCCGCTGTTCGTCATTGGGTAA
- a CDS encoding NAD(P)-dependent alcohol dehydrogenase: protein MDAFQLQGITLDSLRRVDLPEPQPGPGEVRIRVAAASVNYRDYALAIGRYQPELPRPFVPLSDGVGRIDALGAGVSGFALGERVIGHYTTAWLDGPFKSENHLSKLGGPLDGWLARWIVLPANAVARVPDYLDDAAASTLPVSGLTAWSALRKLELAPGASVLVQGSGSVSLMALQLAAARGHDVIATTGDPAKAELLRSLGARATIDYRATPDLPAAVRALTGGRGVDGIVDVVGGQQLLSLLGAAADNAHIALIGFLDSMDVAGNLIGPIMAHQLNLHGVSVGSLADLRAYLDELAARRIAPVVGERFGFDDGARAIASVAGARTPGKPVVLFD from the coding sequence ATGGACGCTTTCCAGCTGCAAGGCATCACCCTCGATTCCCTGCGCCGCGTCGATCTGCCCGAACCCCAGCCCGGCCCGGGCGAGGTGCGCATCCGCGTCGCCGCCGCCTCGGTCAATTACCGCGATTACGCGCTGGCCATCGGCCGCTACCAGCCCGAGCTGCCGCGCCCGTTCGTGCCGCTGTCCGACGGCGTCGGCCGGATCGACGCGCTCGGCGCGGGCGTGAGCGGTTTCGCCCTGGGCGAGCGGGTGATCGGCCACTACACCACGGCCTGGTTGGACGGCCCGTTCAAATCCGAAAACCACCTCAGCAAGCTCGGCGGCCCGCTCGACGGCTGGCTGGCGCGCTGGATCGTGCTGCCGGCGAACGCGGTCGCGCGGGTGCCGGATTATCTGGACGACGCGGCCGCCTCGACCTTGCCGGTCTCCGGCCTCACCGCCTGGAGCGCGCTGCGCAAGCTCGAACTCGCGCCCGGCGCCAGCGTGCTGGTGCAGGGCAGCGGCAGCGTCTCGCTGATGGCGCTGCAATTGGCGGCGGCGCGCGGGCACGACGTGATCGCCACCACCGGCGATCCGGCCAAGGCCGAGCTGCTGCGTTCGCTCGGTGCGCGCGCGACGATCGATTACCGCGCCACGCCCGACCTGCCCGCCGCGGTGCGCGCGCTGACCGGCGGCCGCGGCGTCGACGGCATCGTCGATGTCGTCGGCGGCCAGCAACTGCTGTCGCTGCTCGGCGCCGCCGCCGACAACGCGCATATCGCGTTGATCGGCTTCCTCGACAGCATGGACGTGGCCGGCAATCTGATCGGCCCGATCATGGCCCACCAGCTCAACCTGCACGGCGTCAGCGTCGGCAGCCTCGCCGACTTGCGCGCGTACCTGGACGAACTCGCCGCGCGCCGGATCGCGCCGGTGGTCGGCGAGCGCTTCGGCTTCGACGACGGCGCCCGCGCCATCGCCTCGGTGGCCGGCGCGCGCACGCCGGGCAAGCCGGTGGTGCTGTTCGACTGA
- a CDS encoding LysR family transcriptional regulator, whose amino-acid sequence MIGGLYSELEAFEAILRHGSFTAAARQLEVTPGAITRRLSALEARLGAKLLNRSTRRLSLTEEGRDYYAEVAPALAQILAAGERARDRAAQPRGELRVSLPMNFGRMYVMPRLGEFLDRHPGIALDVQFDDRYVDLIGEGFDCAIRIGALADSRLVARRIAQTRRILVAAPAYLARRGAPAAPEQLAEHDCLHYTLFRDHPTWEFHGRGDPLRIPVRGRLRANYGVPLVDAALRGDGILQTATFAVAEELAAGRLVEVLPDWCLLPIGIHAVYPGREYRPRKVEAFVAFVEEIIGAPAVWDRILAG is encoded by the coding sequence ATGATCGGCGGCCTGTATTCCGAGCTCGAAGCCTTCGAGGCGATCCTGCGCCACGGCAGCTTCACCGCCGCCGCGCGCCAGCTCGAAGTCACCCCCGGCGCGATCACCCGCCGGCTCAGCGCGCTGGAGGCGCGCCTGGGCGCCAAGCTGCTCAACCGCTCGACCCGGCGCCTGAGCCTCACCGAGGAAGGCCGCGACTACTACGCCGAGGTGGCGCCGGCGCTGGCGCAGATCCTCGCCGCCGGCGAACGCGCGCGCGACCGCGCCGCGCAGCCGCGCGGCGAGCTGCGGGTGTCGCTGCCGATGAACTTCGGCCGCATGTACGTGATGCCGCGCCTGGGCGAGTTCCTCGACCGCCATCCCGGCATCGCCCTGGACGTGCAGTTCGACGACCGCTACGTCGACCTGATCGGCGAAGGCTTCGACTGCGCGATCCGGATCGGCGCGCTCGCCGATTCGCGTCTGGTCGCGCGGCGCATCGCCCAGACCCGGCGCATCCTGGTCGCCGCGCCGGCGTATCTGGCCCGGCGCGGCGCGCCGGCCGCGCCGGAGCAGCTCGCCGAGCACGACTGCCTGCACTACACCTTGTTCCGCGATCACCCGACCTGGGAATTCCACGGCCGCGGCGATCCGCTGCGGATTCCGGTGCGCGGCCGGCTGCGCGCCAACTACGGCGTGCCGTTGGTCGATGCCGCGCTGCGCGGCGACGGCATCCTGCAGACCGCCACGTTCGCCGTCGCCGAGGAACTCGCCGCCGGCCGGCTGGTCGAGGTGCTGCCGGATTGGTGCTTGCTGCCGATCGGCATCCACGCGGTGTATCCCGGACGCGAGTACCGGCCGCGCAAGGTCGAGGCGTTCGTGGCCTTCGTCGAGGAAATCATCGGCGCGCCGGCGGTCTGGGACCGCATCCTCGCCGGCTGA